DNA from Chitinophaga pendula:
TTGTAATCCCTTCTTAGCGACGCGCTCGTAGTGATTAACCATCCACTGTCCGTCATGGTGTTCTCCTCTGGGGATGATCCGGCCTACGTAACCTGTTTTGACGGCGGGATAGCCATAGGCCTGCATGAAACGGAAGGCGGTATCCAACTGCCGTTCGTAGTTGGTGACAGCGCCGGAAGTCTCGTTGTGCATGATCAGCTGTACACCTTTGCTGTGGGCATAATTTTGCAGGCCTGCTACATCGAAGTCGGGATAGGGTGTCACGAAGTCGAACACTTCTTCTTTCCAGTTGCCGAACCAGTCTTCCCAGCCGATATTCCAACCTTCTGCCAGTACCGCATGGATACCGTTGGCCGCTGCGAAGTCGATATAACGTTTTACATTGGTGGTGGTAGCGCCATGCCGGCCGTTAGGCTGGGCTTTCCCGGTAGCGAAGGCCGCAGCATCGTCGGTATAGTTCCAGGTGCTTTTGCCCGTCTGCATTTCCCACCATACGCCTACGAACTTCATCGGTTTGATCCAGCTGAAGTCCTGTTCTGCCGGTGGTTCGTTCAGGTTCAGGATGGTTTTGGAAGCCAGCAGATCAACGGCCTTGTTGCTGACCAGGACGGTTCGCCAGGGGGTATGGCAAGGAGCATGCAGGTATGCTTTATTGCCGGTAGCATCGGGTACCAGGCGCGCACTCAGGCCATAGGATGCACCATCTACATGTAGCTGCATAGCAGGATAGTTGATCAATGCTGCCTCATGGATATTGATATAAAGTGGCTGCCGGGTCTTTAACAACAGCGGTGTCTGTACGGCATGAGGATCAGGAGCTGTTCTGACGGCTATGTCGGTGCTGTTCTTCACCAGTTCCCGGTTGTCTACCTGACTGAGTGTGTTGGTCGTATAAGGGTATTCGTTAGTGTCGTAGTCGCCAGGTATCCACCAGGCGGTATGATCGCCTGTCTGGTTGAACTGTGTGAGCTCGTCCCGTACGATGAAATATTTCAGCTGTTCCTGTGTGGGGAATTCGTATCTGAAGCCCACACCATCCTCGAATACACGGAATACGATGTCCAGTAAGCGGCCGCTGCTGGCTTGGCGGAGGTGGATGGTTAGCTGTTCATAGTGATTACGGATGTCTTTAACCTCTCCCCATACCGGTTGCCAGCGTTCATCTACGGACCGGCGATCTGTACCGGTCAATACAAATCCTTTATAAAAGGTACTATCTTCTGCCAGTACGAAACCCATGGCTGAGGGTACTATTAGGGGGGTGCGCTGGTAAGAGACGGTGTAGGTGGGGCGACCGGCGGCATCAAGCGCGAATTGTAATTTGACCTGTGCCAGCGATGCTTCCGCTGTATCTTTTTGTTGACTATGAGCGCTGCTGATGGTGCAGGCGCCACATAGTATCAGGAATAATTTGCTGATCGATTTATTACTACTCATCATGTTGATCTGTCTTTATGGAAGCTGGCGTTAATATCCCGGGTTTTGTCGCATTTGTGTGTTTGTATTGATCTCATTGACCGGTATGGGCCAGATATAGGATTTGCTGTCCAGCCATTTGATCGGTCCGCCTGCCAGGGAATTAGCATAATAAGTAGCTTCCTGACTGCCTATACGCCAGCGGCATACATCGAACCACCAATGTCCTTCTCCGAACAATTCTGCCCAACGTTCATAGCGCAGCGGATTATTAGCCAGTACGGGATCGCTGGCGTTAGTCTTATCCGACAGTGTTTTATAATCTACCGGCGAAGGTACATCTACGGGGTAGTCGTAAGCGCGGCGTTTTACTTTGTTAATATATGCCAGTGCGGTAGCGTTGTCGCCGGTATTGACGGCTGCTTCTGCGTATAGCAGGTAGATATCTGCCAAGCGTAGCAGGTAGTAGTTGGCTGCATCTGCTGCCGCTTGCCGGTTGAAGATGGAGTTGTCATAGGTCACGAATTTCTTCAGGCTCCATCCGTGGTAGATGGGCTTCTGCGCTGCGTTGAGCGCGATGAACTTACAGATGGGACGCCAGTTGACACCATCGTTGCTGCCACTATCCAGCCAGGGCTGCAGGGCGGAGATGAATAAGCGCGGATCGGCGGTCTTGTTGGTACGTACGGCCTGTGACTGTTGCCGGTATGCCGGGTCCAGTACCTGTTTGGGATTCTGCCAGGTTTCGGGTTTGCTCTGATCAAAGGCTGGATTGTCTTTCAGCGTATAGATAGGCAGGTTGAATCCGAATCGTTGCAGATTTTTATCGTTGAAGAATTCATTGCAATAGCCGAGGCCTTTGCCATCCTGCTCTGTGCCATTATCTCCCAGTATACAGGGCGACCATATGAGACCCTGGCTGGTGGTGAGGTTGATCCTGAAATCGAAGATGCCGTA
Protein-coding regions in this window:
- a CDS encoding glycoside hydrolase family 97 protein encodes the protein MMSSNKSISKLFLILCGACTISSAHSQQKDTAEASLAQVKLQFALDAAGRPTYTVSYQRTPLIVPSAMGFVLAEDSTFYKGFVLTGTDRRSVDERWQPVWGEVKDIRNHYEQLTIHLRQASSGRLLDIVFRVFEDGVGFRYEFPTQEQLKYFIVRDELTQFNQTGDHTAWWIPGDYDTNEYPYTTNTLSQVDNRELVKNSTDIAVRTAPDPHAVQTPLLLKTRQPLYINIHEAALINYPAMQLHVDGASYGLSARLVPDATGNKAYLHAPCHTPWRTVLVSNKAVDLLASKTILNLNEPPAEQDFSWIKPMKFVGVWWEMQTGKSTWNYTDDAAAFATGKAQPNGRHGATTTNVKRYIDFAAANGIHAVLAEGWNIGWEDWFGNWKEEVFDFVTPYPDFDVAGLQNYAHSKGVQLIMHNETSGAVTNYERQLDTAFRFMQAYGYPAVKTGYVGRIIPRGEHHDGQWMVNHYERVAKKGLQYHVAIDAHEPPRPTGLHRTYPNWMASEAGRGNEYNAFSNGNAPEHETILPFTRLMGGPMDYTPGIFKLRQYAPHAPERQVHTTLAKQLALYVTIYSPIQMVADLPEHYAAHPDAFQFIRDVPVDWDDTRIIAAEPGDYITIARKGKGSTNWYIGAITDEQSRTVSIPLNFLDKGKKYEATIYADAPDADWKSNPEAYKISRSTVTAATILSVRLAAGGGAAITIRPL
- a CDS encoding RagB/SusD family nutrient uptake outer membrane protein; protein product: MRKHIITFSLFITAAFAGCRKDPKQVLRTDVYSSADYPSTLPNLFSTLVPAYSNLRSEDLLGFQLLCKTFAGSEHVAELTYGGDLSWTEITVNNMSTSNSYANQLWVGLYRGIKNVNLFLDRAEFYKKNYASPDELKQVERMTGEAYFLRALYYFYLESFFGESYLSTAGGGDKMGVPIITKLPDGLGAMQVKRNTVKEVWDFIIKDLQQSATLLKGVQWSAGDKGRVTEWAPKALLGKVYVFTQDWANAKTTLQDVINNSGKSLMPFVKYAAAFNGIDANEFNEESLFEINVDRNSNGGYGIFDFRINLTTSQGLIWSPCILGDNGTEQDGKGLGYCNEFFNDKNLQRFGFNLPIYTLKDNPAFDQSKPETWQNPKQVLDPAYRQQSQAVRTNKTADPRLFISALQPWLDSGSNDGVNWRPICKFIALNAAQKPIYHGWSLKKFVTYDNSIFNRQAAADAANYYLLRLADIYLLYAEAAVNTGDNATALAYINKVKRRAYDYPVDVPSPVDYKTLSDKTNASDPVLANNPLRYERWAELFGEGHWWFDVCRWRIGSQEATYYANSLAGGPIKWLDSKSYIWPIPVNEINTNTQMRQNPGY